A single region of the Pseudomonas sp. VD-NE ins genome encodes:
- the secA gene encoding preprotein translocase subunit SecA, translated as MFAPLLKKLFGSKNEREVKRMLKTVQLVNAFEEQMVALSDDQLRAKTEEFKARIAKGETLDKLLPEAFAVAREAGKRIMGMRHFDVQLVGGMTLHEGKIAEMRTGEGKTLVATLGVYLNALSGKGVHVVTVNDYLARRDANWMRPLYEFLGLTVGVVTPFQPPEEKRQAYAADITYGTNNEFGFDYLRDNMAFSMEEKFQRELNFAVIDEVDSILIDEARTPLIISGQAEDSSKLYMEINKLIPQLELHVEEVEGEVTKAGHYTVDEKTRQVELNEAGHQFIEDMLTRVGLLAEGESLYSAHNLGLLTHVYAGLRAHKLFNRNIEYIVQDGQVVLVDEHTGRTMPGRRLSEGLHQAIEAKEGLNIQAESQTLASTTFQNYFRLYTKLSGMTGTADTEAFEFHQIYGLEVMVIPPNKPLARKDFNDLVFLTAEEKYAAIVTDIKESMAAGRPVLVGTATIETSEHMSALLVKEGIEHKVLNAKFHEKEAEIIAQAGRPGALTIATNMAGRGTDILLGGNWEVEVASLEDPTPEQIAQIKADWQKRHQQVLESGGLQVIASERHESRRIDNQLRGRAGRQGDAGSSRFYLSLEDSLMRIFASDRVKNFMKALGMQPGEAIEHRMVTNAIEKAQRKVEGRNFDIRKQLLEFDDVNNEQRKVIYHMRNTLLAADNIGETIADFRQDVLNATVSAHIPPQSLPEQWDVAGLEASIASDFGVTLPIQQWLDEDDHLYEETLREKLMTELMAAYNEKEDQAGADALRSFEKQIVLRVLDDLWKDHLSTMDHLRHGIHLRGYAQKNPKQEYKRESFTLFSELLDSIKRDSIRVLSHVQVRREDPEAEEQRLRQEAEALAARMQFEHAEAPGLEQPEVLGEEVDVALATAPVRNDQKLGRNELCYCGSGKKFKHCHGQIQ; from the coding sequence ATGTTTGCGCCTTTGTTAAAGAAACTTTTTGGAAGCAAGAACGAGCGTGAAGTCAAACGCATGCTCAAGACGGTGCAGCTCGTCAATGCCTTCGAAGAGCAAATGGTGGCCCTTTCGGACGATCAATTGCGCGCCAAGACCGAAGAGTTCAAGGCCCGCATCGCCAAAGGGGAAACCCTCGACAAGCTGTTGCCAGAAGCCTTTGCGGTCGCCCGCGAAGCCGGCAAGCGCATCATGGGTATGCGCCACTTCGACGTGCAGCTCGTCGGTGGCATGACCTTGCACGAAGGCAAGATCGCCGAAATGCGCACCGGTGAGGGTAAAACCCTCGTAGCGACCCTGGGTGTTTACCTCAACGCACTGTCCGGCAAGGGCGTGCACGTTGTGACGGTGAACGACTACCTGGCGCGTCGTGACGCCAACTGGATGCGTCCGCTGTATGAATTCCTCGGCCTGACCGTCGGCGTCGTGACGCCGTTCCAGCCGCCGGAAGAGAAACGTCAGGCATACGCCGCCGACATCACCTACGGCACCAACAACGAATTCGGTTTCGACTACCTGCGCGACAACATGGCGTTCAGCATGGAAGAAAAATTCCAGCGCGAACTCAACTTTGCCGTGATCGACGAAGTCGACTCCATCCTCATCGACGAAGCGCGTACCCCGCTGATCATCTCCGGTCAGGCCGAGGACAGCTCCAAGCTGTACATGGAGATCAATAAACTGATCCCGCAGCTGGAACTGCACGTTGAAGAAGTCGAAGGCGAAGTCACCAAGGCTGGCCACTACACCGTTGACGAGAAGACCCGTCAGGTCGAACTCAACGAAGCCGGTCACCAGTTCATCGAAGACATGCTCACCCGCGTCGGCCTGCTGGCTGAAGGCGAGAGCCTGTACTCGGCGCATAACCTGGGCCTGTTGACCCACGTGTATGCCGGTCTGCGTGCGCACAAGCTGTTCAATCGCAACATCGAATACATCGTGCAGGACGGCCAGGTCGTACTCGTCGACGAACACACCGGCCGTACCATGCCGGGTCGCCGTCTGTCCGAAGGCCTGCACCAGGCCATCGAAGCCAAAGAAGGCCTGAACATCCAGGCCGAGAGCCAGACCCTGGCCTCGACCACGTTCCAGAACTACTTCCGTCTGTACACCAAGCTGTCCGGCATGACCGGTACCGCCGACACCGAAGCGTTCGAATTCCACCAGATCTATGGTCTGGAAGTCATGGTCATTCCGCCGAACAAACCATTGGCGCGTAAAGACTTCAACGACCTGGTGTTCCTCACCGCCGAAGAGAAATACGCGGCGATCGTTACGGACATCAAGGAAAGCATGGCGGCCGGTCGTCCGGTGCTGGTGGGTACTGCCACCATCGAAACCTCCGAGCACATGTCCGCACTGCTCGTGAAGGAAGGCATCGAACACAAGGTTCTGAACGCCAAGTTCCACGAAAAAGAAGCCGAGATCATCGCGCAGGCCGGTCGTCCGGGCGCACTGACCATCGCCACCAACATGGCCGGTCGTGGTACCGACATCCTGTTGGGCGGTAACTGGGAAGTTGAAGTCGCATCGCTGGAAGACCCGACCCCTGAGCAGATTGCCCAGATCAAGGCCGACTGGCAGAAGCGTCACCAGCAAGTGCTCGAATCGGGCGGCTTGCAGGTGATTGCCTCCGAGCGTCACGAATCCCGTCGTATCGACAACCAGTTGCGTGGCCGTGCCGGCCGTCAGGGTGATGCCGGTTCGAGCCGCTTCTACCTGTCGCTGGAAGACAGTCTGATGCGCATCTTCGCGTCCGATCGAGTGAAGAACTTCATGAAAGCCCTGGGCATGCAGCCGGGCGAAGCGATCGAGCACCGCATGGTGACCAACGCGATCGAGAAGGCGCAGCGCAAGGTTGAAGGCCGCAACTTCGATATTCGCAAGCAACTGCTCGAGTTCGACGACGTCAACAACGAACAGCGTAAAGTGATCTATCACATGCGTAACACGTTGCTGGCCGCCGACAACATCGGTGAAACCATCGCCGACTTCCGTCAGGACGTGCTCAACGCCACCGTCAGCGCGCACATTCCGCCGCAATCGCTGCCAGAGCAGTGGGACGTGGCCGGTCTGGAAGCCTCGATTGCCAGCGATTTCGGCGTGACACTGCCGATCCAGCAGTGGCTCGACGAAGACGATCACCTGTACGAAGAAACCCTGCGCGAGAAGCTCATGACCGAGCTGATGGCGGCGTACAACGAGAAAGAAGACCAGGCCGGTGCCGACGCACTGCGCTCGTTCGAGAAACAAATCGTGCTGCGCGTACTGGACGACCTGTGGAAAGACCACCTGTCGACCATGGACCACCTGCGTCACGGTATCCACCTGCGTGGCTACGCTCAGAAAAACCCGAAGCAGGAATACAAGCGCGAGTCGTTCACGCTGTTCTCCGAGCTGCTCGATTCGATCAAGCGCGACTCGATCCGTGTGCTGTCGCACGTTCAGGTGCGCCGCGAAGATCCGGAAGCCGAAGAGCAACGTCTGCGTCAGGAAGCCGAAGCACTGGCCGCCCGCATGCAGTTCGAGCACGCCGAAGCGCCAGGTCTGGAGCAACCGGAAGTACTCGGTGAAGAGGTTGATGTAGCCCTCGCCACGGCCCCGGTTCGCAACGATCAGAAGCTGGGCCGCAACGAACTGTGCTACTGCGGTTCGGGCAAGAAATTCAAGCATTGCCACGGGCAGATCCAGTAA
- a CDS encoding DciA family protein yields the protein MAFRPLTARAPAVLLREAKPLKAILGHAQRLGHLQRLLESQLQPAAREHCHVASWREGSLLLIVTDGHWATRLRYQQKRLQRQLQMFDEFASLTRILFKVQPPTVQRGAVGHTMDLSTDAAATIQATADGISDPGLRAALERLAAHAKAKT from the coding sequence ATGGCATTTCGCCCTCTTACGGCCAGAGCACCCGCCGTTTTGCTACGCGAAGCCAAGCCGCTCAAAGCCATCCTCGGCCATGCCCAACGACTGGGGCATTTGCAGCGTCTGCTCGAAAGTCAACTGCAACCTGCCGCCCGGGAACATTGCCATGTGGCCTCGTGGCGTGAAGGCAGTCTGTTGCTGATTGTCACCGATGGTCACTGGGCCACACGCCTGCGCTACCAGCAAAAACGCCTGCAGCGGCAATTGCAGATGTTCGACGAGTTCGCGAGTCTGACGCGGATTCTGTTCAAGGTGCAGCCGCCGACGGTTCAACGCGGGGCAGTCGGGCACACGATGGACTTGTCCACGGATGCAGCGGCGACAATTCAGGCCACGGCGGACGGGATCAGTGATCCGGGTTTGCGCGCGGCGCTGGAGCGCCTGGCGGCACACGCCAAGGCCAAAACCTGA
- a CDS encoding helicase HerA-like domain-containing protein, with translation MPDSSQLVIGADLAGQQIAQAMRLANRHGLVAGATGTGKTVTLQRLAEAFSDAGVAVFAADIKGDLCGLGAAGNPQGKVAERIAGMPWLNYKAQAYPVTLWGIHGESGHPLRTTLSEMGPLLIGSLLELTDSQQSALYAAFKVADREGLLLLDLKDLKALLNHLKDNPQLLGEDAALMTTGSSQALLRRLAILEQQGAEALFGEPALQLEDILQPTADGRGRIHLLDASRLVHEAPKVYATFLLWLLAELFEQLPERGDADKPLLALFFDEAHLLFGDTPKALQERLEQVVRLIRSKGVGVYFVTQSPADLPDDVLAQLGLRIQHGLRAFTAKEQKSLRAVADGFRPNPAFDSLSVLTELGIGEALVGTLTEKGTPEMVQRGLVAPPQSRIGPLTETERTLLIAGSPFKGRYDKPIDRESAYEILMGRKGLAPEAEVPAGKPAVEEPSLADRAGEFLGTAAGQALKSAMRQAANNLGKQLVRGLMGSLLGGSKRR, from the coding sequence ATGCCTGACTCCTCGCAACTCGTAATCGGCGCCGATCTCGCAGGCCAACAGATTGCTCAGGCCATGCGCCTGGCCAACCGCCACGGACTGGTCGCGGGCGCCACCGGAACCGGTAAAACCGTCACTTTGCAGCGTTTGGCCGAAGCGTTCAGCGACGCTGGGGTCGCGGTGTTTGCCGCGGACATCAAGGGCGATCTGTGCGGCCTCGGTGCGGCCGGCAACCCGCAGGGCAAGGTTGCCGAGCGTATCGCCGGGATGCCGTGGCTCAATTACAAGGCGCAGGCTTATCCGGTGACGCTGTGGGGTATCCACGGTGAGTCCGGTCATCCGCTGCGCACCACGCTGAGCGAAATGGGCCCGCTGCTGATCGGCAGCCTGCTGGAACTGACCGACAGTCAGCAGTCGGCCCTGTACGCAGCCTTCAAGGTCGCCGATCGTGAAGGTTTGTTGCTGCTGGATCTGAAGGATCTGAAAGCGCTGCTCAATCACCTCAAGGACAATCCGCAACTGCTGGGCGAAGACGCGGCGTTGATGACCACCGGCTCCAGTCAGGCGCTGTTGCGGCGCTTGGCGATCCTCGAGCAGCAGGGCGCCGAAGCCTTGTTTGGCGAACCGGCACTGCAACTGGAAGACATTCTGCAACCGACCGCCGACGGCCGTGGGCGCATTCACTTGCTCGACGCCAGCCGTCTGGTGCACGAGGCGCCGAAGGTCTACGCGACGTTCTTGTTGTGGCTGCTGGCCGAGTTGTTCGAGCAGTTGCCGGAGCGCGGCGATGCCGACAAACCGCTGCTGGCGCTGTTTTTCGATGAGGCGCATTTGTTGTTCGGCGATACACCGAAGGCCTTGCAGGAGCGACTTGAACAAGTGGTGCGCCTGATCCGTTCCAAAGGCGTTGGTGTGTATTTCGTCACGCAATCGCCGGCGGACTTGCCGGATGACGTGCTGGCGCAGCTCGGCCTGCGCATCCAGCATGGCTTGCGCGCCTTTACCGCCAAAGAGCAGAAATCCCTGCGCGCAGTGGCGGACGGCTTCCGACCGAATCCGGCATTCGACAGTTTGTCGGTGCTGACCGAGTTGGGAATTGGTGAGGCGCTGGTGGGCACGCTGACCGAGAAAGGCACGCCGGAAATGGTTCAGCGCGGGCTGGTGGCGCCGCCGCAATCGCGAATCGGGCCGTTGACCGAGACCGAACGCACGTTGCTGATTGCCGGCTCGCCGTTCAAGGGGCGCTATGACAAGCCGATCGACCGCGAGTCGGCGTATGAAATTCTGATGGGGCGTAAAGGGCTGGCGCCGGAGGCCGAGGTGCCAGCGGGTAAGCCAGCAGTTGAAGAGCCGAGCCTGGCCGACAGGGCAGGGGAGTTTCTCGGGACGGCAGCCGGGCAGGCGCTGAAGTCGGCGATGCGCCAGGCTGCCAATAACCTTGGCAAACAACTGGTGCGCGGTTTGATGGGCTCATTACTCGGAGGCAGCAAACGCCGCTAA
- a CDS encoding methyl-accepting chemotaxis protein has product MYNSDQQASRTSSVAAAINQLGAAAQEIARNAAQASNQASDARGLAEDGQQVVDRSIKAMNQLSSMLSASSSNIESLNSKTVNIGQILEVITSISQQTNLLALNAAIEAARAGEAGRGFAVVADEVRNLAHRTQESAQQVQTMIEELQVGARESVSTMSDSQRHSQDSVEIANLAGERLNSVTQRIGEIDGMNQSVATATEEQTAVVESINVDITEINTLNQEGVENLQATLRACSDLEQQASRLKQLVGSFRI; this is encoded by the coding sequence ATGTACAACTCCGATCAGCAAGCTTCGCGCACCAGCAGTGTCGCCGCGGCGATCAACCAGCTCGGCGCCGCCGCGCAGGAAATCGCCCGCAACGCCGCGCAAGCCTCGAATCAGGCCAGCGACGCTCGCGGTCTGGCTGAAGACGGCCAGCAAGTGGTGGATCGCAGCATTAAAGCGATGAATCAGCTGTCGAGCATGCTCAGTGCGTCGAGCAGCAATATCGAGTCGCTGAACAGCAAAACCGTGAACATTGGTCAGATTCTCGAAGTGATCACCAGTATTTCCCAGCAAACCAACCTTCTAGCGCTTAACGCGGCGATTGAAGCAGCGCGCGCCGGTGAGGCCGGTCGTGGTTTTGCCGTGGTGGCGGATGAAGTGCGCAATCTGGCGCACCGCACCCAGGAATCGGCGCAGCAAGTGCAGACGATGATCGAGGAGCTGCAGGTCGGCGCCCGCGAATCGGTGAGCACCATGAGCGACAGCCAGCGCCACAGTCAGGACAGCGTCGAAATTGCCAATCTCGCCGGGGAGCGCTTGAACAGCGTGACGCAGCGCATTGGCGAGATCGACGGGATGAACCAGTCGGTGGCCACGGCGACCGAGGAGCAGACCGCTGTTGTTGAGTCGATCAATGTCGATATCACCGAGATCAATACGCTGAACCAGGAAGGTGTGGAGAACTTGCAGGCGACGTTGCGGGCGTGTTCGGATCTGGAGCAGCAGGCTTCGCGTCTGAAGCAGTTGGTTGGCAGCTTCCGCATCTAA
- a CDS encoding glycosyltransferase family 1 protein translates to MITVHIADITMFYAPASGGVRTYLDAKHRRLSVKPGIRHSLLIPGAHFSEHDGVYTVPAPALPFGKGYRFPVRLAPWRNVLQGLQPDLIEVGDPYLTAWAALDARRQLDVPVIGFYHSDLPLLISNRMGHWVTPNIEAYVTRLYGNFDRVLAPSQVMADKLSGLGVRNVFVQPLGVDLQTFHPSARDPQLRAELGIAEDTRLLIFAGRGSKEKNLPVLLKCMQRLGPRYHLLLVGSSMPTAVPDNVSVIDEFCPAPRVAQLMASADALIHAGDQETFGLVILEAMACGIPVVAVAAGALGEIVTESCGLLCAPNNPQAMANAVRELFSRGCGKLGAQARQHVETHYAWDTVVDSLLGHYHAVLGHTLPRVANG, encoded by the coding sequence TTGATCACCGTGCACATCGCCGACATCACCATGTTCTACGCCCCGGCCAGCGGTGGCGTGCGGACTTATCTGGATGCCAAACACCGCCGGTTGAGCGTCAAGCCCGGCATTCGCCACAGTCTGTTGATTCCCGGCGCGCACTTCAGCGAGCACGATGGCGTTTACACGGTTCCCGCCCCCGCCCTGCCCTTCGGCAAAGGTTATCGATTTCCCGTTCGCCTCGCCCCTTGGCGCAATGTCCTGCAGGGGTTGCAGCCTGACCTGATCGAGGTCGGCGACCCTTACCTGACTGCCTGGGCAGCACTGGATGCCCGCCGGCAACTGGATGTGCCAGTGATCGGTTTCTATCACTCGGATCTGCCATTGCTGATCAGCAATCGCATGGGCCATTGGGTCACGCCGAATATCGAGGCGTACGTCACCAGGCTTTACGGCAACTTCGACCGAGTGCTCGCGCCCAGTCAGGTCATGGCTGACAAGCTCAGCGGCCTCGGCGTACGCAATGTCTTCGTGCAACCGTTGGGCGTCGATCTGCAGACCTTTCACCCCAGCGCCCGCGACCCGCAACTGCGCGCAGAACTGGGCATCGCCGAAGACACCCGGTTGCTGATTTTTGCCGGGCGCGGTTCGAAAGAGAAAAACCTGCCGGTACTGCTCAAATGCATGCAACGCCTCGGCCCGCGCTATCACTTGCTGCTGGTCGGTTCGTCGATGCCCACGGCCGTGCCGGACAACGTCAGCGTAATCGATGAATTCTGCCCCGCGCCACGCGTCGCGCAGTTGATGGCCAGTGCCGATGCGTTGATCCATGCCGGTGATCAGGAAACGTTTGGCCTGGTGATCCTCGAAGCCATGGCTTGCGGCATTCCAGTGGTGGCGGTGGCTGCCGGGGCGCTCGGAGAGATTGTCACGGAGTCCTGCGGCCTGCTGTGCGCGCCAAACAACCCGCAGGCGATGGCCAATGCCGTGCGCGAACTGTTCAGTCGCGGCTGCGGCAAACTGGGCGCACAGGCCCGCCAGCATGTCGAAACCCACTACGCCTGGGACACTGTGGTTGACAGTTTGCTGGGCCATTATCACGCGGTACTTGGGCATACACTGCCGCGGGTGGCCAATGGTTGA
- a CDS encoding polysaccharide deacetylase family protein: MVESMNNPAVLLVLHDVAPSTWADYQPFVEAVDALGNVPMTWLVVPNFHRHNTLDAHPAFCRMLDTRVARGDELALHGYFHDDQEPRPTTPRDWFMRRIYTHEGEFYRLSRETALARLRDGIEVFQRHDWPLHGFVAPAWLMSDGTRQALRELPLSYTSDPQHLYRLPDFSAIDVPGLVWSARSAWRRGLSKIVSEQRQQRWRQAPVIRLGLHPVDMRHGFSRDYWLHTLERLLAEGRVPMSKINWLAQQHGHQECAA; this comes from the coding sequence ATGGTTGAATCGATGAACAATCCCGCCGTGTTGCTGGTACTGCACGACGTGGCACCGTCGACGTGGGCGGATTACCAACCGTTTGTCGAGGCGGTCGACGCATTGGGCAATGTGCCAATGACGTGGCTGGTCGTACCGAACTTCCACCGGCACAACACCCTCGACGCTCACCCGGCATTTTGTCGAATGCTCGACACGCGCGTCGCCCGTGGCGATGAGTTGGCGCTGCACGGTTATTTTCACGATGACCAGGAGCCCCGCCCGACAACACCGCGCGACTGGTTCATGCGCCGTATTTATACCCATGAAGGCGAGTTCTATCGTTTGTCCCGGGAAACCGCTCTCGCCCGCCTGCGCGACGGCATCGAAGTTTTCCAGCGCCATGACTGGCCGCTGCACGGTTTCGTCGCTCCGGCGTGGTTGATGAGCGACGGCACACGCCAGGCCCTGCGCGAGTTACCGCTGAGCTACACCAGTGATCCGCAACATCTTTATCGTTTGCCGGATTTCAGCGCTATCGACGTCCCCGGTCTGGTCTGGAGCGCCCGCAGTGCCTGGCGCCGTGGCTTGTCGAAAATCGTCAGCGAGCAGCGTCAACAGCGCTGGCGCCAGGCACCGGTGATTCGGCTAGGCTTGCACCCTGTGGACATGCGCCATGGTTTCTCCCGTGATTACTGGTTACACACCCTTGAACGCTTGCTGGCCGAAGGACGCGTACCGATGAGCAAAATCAACTGGCTTGCGCAACAGCACGGTCACCAGGAATGCGCCGCATGA
- a CDS encoding lysylphosphatidylglycerol synthase transmembrane domain-containing protein, with protein sequence MSRSLLLLIGLLAAVLIPVVLGGGETWARLQSFPLHWLLIMFGMILLCWGINTLRLRLLLGDQRERVTPLKSLGVVMAAEFAYCATPGGSGGPLTIMALLARCGVRPARGSAVFAMDQLSDLLFFLCALSGILIYALFQHLSDRLEWLLSVSAVSLFGGLFSCVLVARYHRALIRLSGRLLARMNVKASTRRRWARKLLHFLAAFTDTLKLPWQTLIKVFALTCVHWLLRYSVLYLALRGLGADLQWAWSFLVQMLSLGAGQFSLLPGGAGAAELTSAALLAPMVGKSTAAAAILIWRVVTYYFYLVVGGPVFLLMLGRPLLKKLMNVRQAS encoded by the coding sequence ATGAGTCGCAGCCTTCTGTTGCTCATCGGCCTGCTTGCGGCGGTGCTGATCCCCGTTGTGCTGGGTGGCGGTGAAACCTGGGCGCGGCTGCAAAGTTTCCCTTTGCACTGGTTGCTGATCATGTTCGGCATGATTCTGCTGTGCTGGGGCATCAATACCCTGCGCCTGCGCTTGCTGCTCGGGGATCAACGCGAGCGCGTCACGCCACTGAAAAGTCTTGGCGTGGTCATGGCCGCCGAATTCGCCTATTGCGCAACACCCGGCGGCAGTGGCGGACCGCTGACGATCATGGCCCTGCTGGCGCGCTGCGGCGTACGTCCGGCCCGGGGCAGCGCGGTGTTTGCCATGGATCAGCTCAGCGACTTGCTGTTCTTTCTCTGCGCCCTCAGCGGGATTCTGATCTATGCGTTGTTCCAGCACCTCAGTGATCGACTGGAGTGGTTGCTGAGCGTCAGTGCGGTGTCATTGTTCGGCGGTTTGTTCAGTTGCGTGCTGGTTGCGCGTTATCACCGCGCCTTGATTCGCCTGAGCGGTCGCCTGTTGGCAAGGATGAACGTCAAGGCCAGCACCCGCCGTCGCTGGGCGCGCAAGTTGTTGCATTTTCTTGCCGCGTTCACCGACACCCTGAAGTTGCCTTGGCAAACATTGATCAAAGTATTCGCCCTGACCTGCGTGCATTGGTTGCTGCGATACAGCGTGCTGTATCTGGCGCTGCGCGGGTTGGGCGCCGACTTGCAGTGGGCGTGGAGTTTTCTGGTGCAGATGCTTTCGCTCGGGGCCGGGCAATTCAGTCTGCTGCCGGGCGGAGCCGGGGCGGCGGAGTTGACGTCGGCAGCGCTGCTGGCGCCGATGGTAGGGAAATCCACCGCAGCGGCGGCGATTCTGATTTGGCGGGTGGTGACGTATTACTTCTATCTGGTGGTGGGCGGCCCGGTATTTCTGTTGATGCTGGGGCGGCCACTGTTGAAGAAGCTGATGAACGTCAGACAGGCTTCTTGA
- the purU gene encoding formyltetrahydrofolate deformylase, with translation MRTFRLVISCPDRVGIVAKVSNFLAAHNGWITEASHHSDNQVGWFFMRHEIRADSLPFGIEVLREKFAPIAEEFSMDWRITDTEQKKRVVLMASRESHCLADLLHRWHSDELDCEISCVISNHDDLRSMVEWHGIPYYHVPVNPQDKQPAFDEVSRLVKQHDAEVVVLARYMQILPPDMCREYAHKVINIHHSFLPSFVGAKPYHQASLRGVKLIGATCHYVTEELDAGPIIEQDVVRVSHSDSIEDMVRFGRDVEKMVLARGLRYHLEDRVLVHGNKTVVF, from the coding sequence ATGCGCACTTTTCGGCTGGTGATATCTTGCCCGGACCGCGTTGGCATCGTTGCCAAAGTCAGTAATTTTCTGGCAGCCCACAACGGCTGGATCACCGAAGCGAGCCACCACTCGGACAATCAAGTGGGCTGGTTCTTCATGCGTCACGAAATTCGTGCCGATTCGCTGCCTTTCGGTATTGAAGTACTGCGCGAGAAGTTTGCGCCGATTGCCGAAGAATTCTCGATGGACTGGCGCATCACCGACACCGAGCAGAAAAAGCGTGTTGTGCTGATGGCCAGCCGCGAATCCCACTGCCTCGCTGACTTGTTGCACCGCTGGCACAGCGATGAACTGGACTGTGAAATCTCCTGTGTGATTTCCAACCACGATGACCTGCGCAGCATGGTCGAGTGGCACGGCATTCCTTACTACCACGTCCCGGTCAATCCGCAGGACAAGCAACCGGCCTTCGACGAAGTGTCGCGTCTGGTCAAGCAGCACGATGCCGAAGTGGTGGTGCTGGCGCGTTACATGCAGATCCTGCCGCCAGACATGTGCCGCGAATACGCGCACAAGGTCATCAACATTCACCACAGCTTCCTGCCGTCGTTCGTCGGCGCCAAGCCGTATCACCAGGCGTCGTTGCGTGGCGTGAAGCTGATCGGCGCGACCTGCCACTACGTGACCGAAGAACTGGACGCCGGTCCGATCATCGAGCAGGACGTAGTCCGCGTCAGCCACAGCGACAGCATCGAAGACATGGTGCGTTTCGGCCGTGACGTCGAGAAGATGGTCCTGGCTCGTGGCCTGCGCTATCACCTCGAAGATCGCGTGCTGGTGCACGGCAACAAGACCGTGGTGTTCTGA
- the mvaT gene encoding histone-like nucleoid-structuring protein MvaT translates to MSLINEYRATEEAIKELQARLKNLSQDDKLQAELEFEGKLRTLMGEYSKSLRDIIALLDPEAKTKAVRGGAVKTTGTKRARKVKQYKNPHNGEVIETKGGNHKTLKEWKAKWGGDVVEGWATLLG, encoded by the coding sequence ATGTCCTTGATCAACGAATATCGCGCCACCGAAGAAGCTATCAAAGAGCTGCAAGCCCGTTTGAAGAACCTGTCCCAAGACGACAAACTGCAAGCCGAGCTGGAATTCGAAGGCAAACTGCGCACCCTGATGGGCGAATACTCCAAATCGCTGCGTGACATCATCGCGCTGCTGGACCCGGAAGCAAAAACCAAAGCAGTACGCGGCGGCGCAGTAAAAACTACCGGCACCAAGCGTGCTCGCAAAGTTAAACAATACAAAAACCCGCACAACGGCGAAGTCATCGAAACCAAAGGTGGCAACCACAAAACTCTGAAAGAGTGGAAAGCCAAGTGGGGCGGTGACGTGGTTGAAGGCTGGGCTACCCTGCTGGGCTAA